Proteins found in one Labrenzia sp. VG12 genomic segment:
- a CDS encoding SCP2 sterol-binding domain-containing protein, whose amino-acid sequence MSLEQLTDGVRGKVADGGIEESVKFDLGETGIIYLQGSTVSNEDSDADCTIKMSADDLGDLLSGDLNPTAAFMGGKMQVEGDMSVAMKLGSIV is encoded by the coding sequence ATGTCCTTGGAACAGCTGACAGACGGCGTGCGCGGCAAAGTGGCCGATGGTGGCATCGAAGAAAGCGTCAAGTTCGACCTCGGTGAAACCGGTATCATTTACCTGCAGGGCTCCACTGTTTCCAATGAGGACAGCGACGCCGACTGCACGATCAAGATGTCCGCCGACGATCTCGGCGACCTGCTGTCCGGCGACCTCAACCCGACCGCAGCCTTCATGGGCGGCAAGATGCAGGTGGAAGGTGACATGAGCGTTGCCATGAAACTGGGTAGCATCGTCTAA
- a CDS encoding IlvD/Edd family dehydratase, with the protein MSDTKTPKLRSAAWFNNPDNPGMTALYIERYLNFGITREELQSGKPIIGIAQTGSDLSPCNRHHLELAKRVREGIRDAGGIAFEFPVHPIQETGKRPTATLDRNLAYLGLVELLYGYPIDGVVLTIGCDKTTPACLMAAATVNIPAIALSVGPMLNGWHKGERTGSGTIVWKARQMLAAGEIDYEGFMDLVASSAPSVGYCNTMGTATTMNSLAEALGMQLPGSAAIPAPYRERGAISYETGKRIVDMVHEDMKPSDIMTREAFENAIVVNSAIGGSTNAPIHLNGIARHLGVDLTNDDWQAIGLDVPLLVNLQPAGDYLGEDYFHAGGVPAVIAELMRHGKLPHPGAVTANGRSMAENCQGITTDLPDVIKPFDAPMKERAGFLNLKGNLFDSAIMKTSVISEEFRDRYLSNPDDPNAFEGRAIVFEGPEDYHHRIDDPELAIDERCLLFIRGTGPIGYPGGAEVVNMQPPAELIKRGITALPCIGDGRQSGTSGSPSILNASPEAAAMGGLALLQTGDRVRIDLNKGTANILIPDEELAQRRKDLEAAGGFRIVDSQTPWQEIQRSMIGQFDKGMVLEPAVKYQDVAHKGLPRDNH; encoded by the coding sequence ATGAGCGACACGAAAACACCAAAACTGCGGTCCGCCGCCTGGTTCAACAACCCGGACAATCCAGGCATGACGGCACTTTATATCGAGCGTTACCTCAATTTCGGCATTACACGGGAAGAGCTGCAATCGGGCAAACCGATCATCGGAATTGCCCAGACCGGTTCCGATCTGTCGCCCTGCAACCGCCATCACCTGGAACTGGCAAAACGCGTGCGCGAGGGCATCCGGGACGCCGGCGGCATTGCCTTCGAGTTTCCGGTTCACCCCATTCAGGAAACCGGCAAACGGCCGACCGCAACCCTCGACCGGAACCTGGCCTATCTTGGCCTTGTCGAACTGCTCTACGGCTATCCAATCGACGGCGTGGTGCTGACAATCGGCTGTGACAAGACCACCCCTGCCTGCCTGATGGCCGCGGCAACCGTCAATATTCCGGCGATCGCCCTGTCCGTCGGGCCGATGCTGAACGGCTGGCACAAGGGCGAACGCACCGGTTCGGGCACAATTGTCTGGAAGGCCCGGCAGATGCTGGCCGCGGGCGAAATCGACTATGAAGGCTTCATGGATCTGGTGGCCTCCTCCGCCCCGTCCGTCGGCTACTGCAACACCATGGGCACCGCAACGACCATGAATTCGCTGGCCGAGGCGCTTGGCATGCAGCTCCCCGGCTCCGCAGCCATTCCGGCGCCCTACCGCGAGCGGGGCGCCATTTCCTATGAGACCGGCAAGCGCATCGTCGACATGGTGCATGAGGACATGAAGCCGTCCGATATCATGACCCGCGAAGCCTTCGAGAACGCCATTGTCGTCAATTCTGCAATCGGCGGCTCAACCAACGCACCGATCCATCTCAATGGCATTGCCCGCCATCTGGGCGTTGACCTGACCAATGACGACTGGCAGGCCATCGGTCTGGACGTGCCGCTTTTGGTGAATCTGCAGCCCGCCGGTGATTATCTTGGCGAAGACTATTTTCATGCCGGTGGCGTACCCGCCGTCATTGCCGAACTGATGCGCCACGGAAAGCTGCCACATCCAGGCGCAGTCACCGCCAATGGCAGATCGATGGCCGAGAATTGCCAAGGCATCACCACGGACTTGCCGGACGTGATCAAGCCGTTTGACGCGCCCATGAAGGAAAGGGCCGGGTTCCTGAACCTGAAGGGCAATCTCTTTGACAGCGCGATCATGAAGACCAGCGTGATCTCCGAGGAATTCCGGGATCGCTATCTCTCCAATCCGGACGACCCGAACGCCTTTGAAGGCCGGGCGATCGTGTTTGAGGGTCCGGAAGACTACCATCACCGGATCGATGATCCGGAGCTGGCCATCGACGAGAGGTGCCTGCTGTTCATCCGCGGCACCGGGCCGATCGGCTATCCGGGCGGTGCGGAAGTGGTGAACATGCAACCGCCGGCCGAACTGATCAAGCGCGGCATCACGGCCCTGCCCTGTATCGGCGACGGCCGCCAGTCGGGAACCTCCGGCTCACCCTCCATCCTGAACGCGTCGCCGGAAGCTGCCGCAATGGGCGGACTGGCGCTGCTGCAAACCGGAGACCGCGTGCGCATCGACCTCAACAAGGGGACAGCCAATATCCTGATCCCTGACGAGGAACTGGCACAGCGCCGCAAGGATCTCGAAGCCGCCGGCGGTTTCAGGATTGTCGACAGCCAGACCCCATGGCAGGAAATCCAGCGCTCGATGATCGGTCAGTTCGACAAGGGCATGGTGCTTGAACCGGCCGTCAAATATCAGGACGTTGCTCACAAGGGCCTGCCGCGGGACAATCACTGA
- a CDS encoding HAD family hydrolase: protein MGFATAFLAFACLVHGEGVIAGQSRLMVFGTHSALIFSMFAAIFALLSLSFSLNSEIGRSLTLFTAAVSAVLLASAFLIQQGGLPVDTSGSLALAAAFLMVLRAYGVAILPPRGDHSGLREATYSLLLAVAGASLWWGLAGPMHAPAILAATLLLSWPHLIDGINAFADKVFHQAALNAGTRVLEPGAFSKIARARDILIDKMAVMSGPDLIVTNVMAFNNEPRTLLAVAASAEAQSSHPVAQALRQLAEQWHVALKHPDRFEPAPGLGVVALLGGQTVVIGTTDLLKRLKIDSFTADAIARSLEADGKTALRVAVGGRVVGVLGLEGTLRQDAGVAGMALRREGLIPWLFSGDSPKTREALAGLLGLEHLDDPEPGETAQQAAARIFPGGAPLILSLSEDRLSLELREGQEAGSSDRDRPAPIAVSDTDDIGAFPALKALAMRRTLLAVHARRLLTGLWLLAGLCGGAALVPLFAAPMLFAVCLAILWAFARFSVADTLKSID from the coding sequence TTGGGATTTGCCACCGCATTCCTGGCGTTCGCCTGCCTCGTTCACGGTGAGGGAGTGATTGCCGGGCAGTCCAGGTTGATGGTGTTCGGCACGCACAGTGCCCTGATTTTCAGCATGTTCGCCGCGATTTTTGCGCTTTTGTCCCTTTCCTTTTCCCTGAATTCCGAAATCGGGCGCTCCCTCACGCTTTTCACGGCAGCCGTGAGCGCTGTCCTGCTGGCAAGCGCCTTCCTGATCCAGCAGGGAGGACTTCCCGTGGACACATCAGGCTCTCTCGCCCTTGCCGCCGCCTTCTTGATGGTTCTGCGCGCCTATGGCGTTGCCATCCTGCCGCCTCGCGGCGACCACAGCGGCCTGCGTGAGGCCACTTACTCACTCCTGCTTGCCGTTGCCGGTGCATCGCTCTGGTGGGGTCTTGCAGGCCCGATGCATGCGCCCGCCATCCTTGCGGCAACCCTCCTTCTGTCCTGGCCGCATCTGATCGACGGCATCAATGCCTTCGCCGACAAGGTTTTCCACCAGGCCGCCCTCAATGCCGGCACCCGCGTTCTTGAACCTGGCGCCTTCAGCAAGATCGCGCGCGCACGCGACATTCTGATCGACAAGATGGCGGTCATGTCCGGACCGGATCTGATCGTCACCAACGTCATGGCTTTCAACAATGAACCGCGGACCCTGCTTGCGGTTGCCGCCTCTGCAGAGGCGCAAAGCAGTCACCCGGTGGCACAGGCCCTGCGCCAGCTTGCCGAGCAATGGCACGTGGCCTTGAAACACCCGGACCGCTTCGAACCGGCCCCAGGCCTCGGTGTCGTCGCTCTCCTGGGAGGGCAGACCGTCGTGATCGGCACCACCGACCTCCTGAAGCGGCTCAAGATCGACAGTTTCACCGCAGATGCCATTGCCCGGTCCCTGGAAGCCGACGGCAAGACCGCTCTTCGCGTCGCGGTCGGCGGGCGCGTCGTCGGTGTTCTGGGGCTGGAAGGCACATTGAGACAGGACGCCGGCGTCGCAGGCATGGCCTTGCGCCGGGAGGGCCTCATCCCCTGGCTGTTCAGCGGCGACAGCCCGAAAACCCGCGAGGCCCTAGCCGGCTTGCTTGGCCTGGAACATCTCGATGACCCCGAGCCCGGTGAAACCGCGCAACAGGCTGCGGCCCGGATCTTTCCCGGGGGCGCCCCGCTGATCCTGTCGCTCTCGGAGGACAGGTTGTCGCTCGAACTGCGCGAGGGCCAGGAAGCCGGATCAAGCGACCGCGACCGGCCCGCCCCGATTGCAGTCAGCGACACGGACGATATCGGCGCCTTCCCGGCCCTGAAGGCTCTTGCCATGCGCCGCACGCTCCTGGCCGTGCATGCCCGCCGCCTTCTGACCGGTCTCTGGCTTTTAGCAGGACTGTGCGGCGGTGCTGCCCTGGTGCCCCTTTTTGCAGCTCCCATGCTGTTTGCGGTCTGCCTGGCGATCCTGTGGGCCTTTGCCCGCTTTTCCGTTGCCGATACCTTGAAGTCGATCGACTAG
- a CDS encoding ABC transporter ATP-binding protein yields the protein MSVLDIKNLTVEFPGRKSVFVAVNGVDMSVDAGKVLGVVGESGAGKSTVGNAVIGLLQEPGHIAGGEIFLHGKRIDELPYKEKRLLRGRKIGMIFQDPLTSLDPLQTVESQLVETIRTHLPLSAKEAQQRAVELIDAVGIPNPAERVKQYPHQFSGGMRQRVVIALALCAEPELVIADEPTTALDVSIQAQILDLMKNLCAERNVAMLVITHDMGVIADITDHVAVMYHGDLVEFGDTKQVLGAPKHPYTQSLISAVPRPDIRVERFPVVNYIEKAGTPQKHIDISTHWLGKARDYEKVTGPLVQIRDLDMRFETRGSIFPSRRKYFQAVKKVSFDIQEGETFGLVGESGSGKSTIARLITGLYHPTGGSILFGKTELTSLKNRRDVLAMRRQMQMIFQDPYSSLNARMRVSDIIAEPIKFHKLASSNAEVRQIVDDLLDHVGLGAASGKKFPHEFSGGQRQRISIARALATRPRFLICDEPTSALDVSIQAQILNLLKDLQEELGLTMLFISHDLAVIRQMCNRIGVMRNGELCEVSDCDQLFEAPQHAYTRELLSLMPSLDLLSTANLDAVEQPGT from the coding sequence ATGTCAGTTCTTGATATCAAAAACCTGACCGTCGAGTTTCCGGGTCGAAAATCGGTCTTTGTCGCCGTCAACGGCGTCGACATGAGTGTCGACGCCGGCAAGGTGCTGGGCGTTGTCGGAGAATCCGGGGCCGGCAAGTCCACGGTCGGCAATGCCGTCATCGGTCTCCTGCAGGAGCCGGGTCACATTGCCGGCGGCGAGATCTTCCTGCACGGCAAACGCATCGACGAGCTGCCCTACAAGGAAAAGCGTCTGCTGCGCGGACGCAAGATCGGCATGATCTTCCAGGATCCGCTGACCAGCCTTGATCCGCTGCAGACCGTTGAGTCCCAGCTCGTCGAGACGATCCGCACCCACCTGCCGCTGTCGGCCAAGGAGGCCCAGCAACGGGCTGTGGAACTGATCGATGCCGTTGGCATTCCCAACCCGGCCGAACGCGTCAAACAGTATCCGCACCAGTTTTCCGGCGGCATGCGCCAGCGTGTCGTGATTGCGCTGGCGCTCTGCGCGGAACCGGAGCTGGTCATCGCCGACGAGCCGACCACCGCGCTCGACGTCTCGATCCAGGCCCAGATCCTGGACCTCATGAAAAACCTGTGCGCCGAGCGCAACGTGGCCATGCTGGTGATCACCCATGACATGGGCGTCATTGCCGACATCACCGACCATGTGGCCGTGATGTATCACGGCGATCTGGTGGAGTTCGGCGACACCAAGCAGGTGCTCGGGGCGCCGAAACACCCTTATACGCAAAGCCTGATTTCCGCCGTGCCGCGCCCCGACATCCGGGTCGAACGGTTTCCGGTGGTCAACTACATCGAAAAAGCCGGCACGCCGCAAAAGCATATCGACATCTCCACGCACTGGCTGGGCAAGGCACGCGACTATGAGAAGGTTACCGGCCCGCTTGTCCAGATCCGGGACCTCGACATGCGGTTTGAGACCCGTGGCTCGATCTTCCCGTCCAGGCGCAAGTATTTCCAGGCTGTCAAGAAGGTCAGTTTCGACATCCAGGAAGGTGAGACCTTTGGCCTCGTGGGCGAAAGCGGATCCGGCAAGTCGACCATCGCGCGCCTGATCACCGGTCTCTATCATCCGACCGGCGGCTCGATCCTGTTCGGCAAGACCGAACTGACCTCGTTGAAGAACCGCCGCGACGTTCTGGCCATGCGCCGTCAGATGCAGATGATCTTCCAGGATCCGTATTCCTCGCTGAATGCGCGCATGCGGGTGAGCGACATCATCGCCGAGCCGATCAAGTTCCACAAACTGGCCTCCAGCAATGCGGAAGTCCGGCAGATCGTTGACGACCTTCTCGATCACGTCGGCCTCGGAGCGGCATCGGGCAAGAAGTTCCCGCATGAGTTTTCCGGCGGCCAACGGCAGCGCATCTCGATCGCGCGGGCTCTGGCGACACGGCCCCGGTTCCTGATCTGCGACGAACCGACCTCCGCGCTCGATGTGTCGATCCAGGCCCAGATCCTGAACCTCCTGAAGGACCTTCAGGAGGAGCTCGGCCTGACCATGCTGTTCATCAGCCACGATCTCGCAGTGATCCGGCAGATGTGCAACCGCATCGGCGTCATGCGCAATGGTGAGCTTTGCGAAGTCTCAGACTGCGACCAGCTGTTCGAGGCACCGCAACACGCCTATACGCGTGAATTGCTGTCCCTGATGCCGTCACTGGACCTGTTGTCGACCGCCAACCTGGATGCCGTGGAGCAGCCTGGCACCTGA
- a CDS encoding ABC transporter permease: MPYVSNEEAKTAVQDRAGVPQNQGSVAKFLDSDLFHSFLRSKVTVVAACGTLILFLLAFLAPWVAPHNPFDLASISILDARVPPVWMEYADPRFILGTDDQGRDLLSGIFYGMRISLIVGFCSVIAAAVLGITLGLVAGYVGGRTDAIIMRIADVQLTFPAILIALLIDGVAAGVFGSLDREVFAFYILIVSLALSFWVQYARTVRGSTMVEKNKEYVQAARVIGIPAFIIMARHILPNVMGPVMVIATINLALAIVTEATLSFLGVGMPPTQPSLGTLIAIGNDFLYSGEWWIAIFPGLALALLVLNVNLLGDWLRDALNPKLR, encoded by the coding sequence ATGCCTTACGTCTCCAACGAAGAAGCTAAAACCGCGGTTCAGGACAGGGCCGGCGTGCCCCAGAACCAGGGCAGCGTTGCCAAGTTTCTGGACAGCGACCTGTTTCACTCCTTCCTGCGTTCGAAGGTCACCGTGGTTGCCGCCTGCGGGACACTGATCCTGTTCCTGCTGGCCTTCCTGGCGCCCTGGGTCGCCCCTCACAATCCGTTCGACCTGGCTTCCATCTCGATCCTGGATGCAAGGGTGCCGCCCGTCTGGATGGAATATGCAGACCCCCGTTTCATCCTGGGAACCGACGACCAGGGCCGTGACCTGCTTTCAGGCATTTTCTACGGCATGCGGATTTCTCTGATCGTCGGTTTCTGCTCGGTCATTGCGGCAGCCGTTCTCGGCATTACGCTCGGGCTTGTGGCGGGATATGTCGGCGGGCGCACGGATGCCATCATCATGCGGATCGCCGATGTCCAGCTGACCTTCCCGGCCATCCTGATCGCGCTCCTGATCGACGGTGTCGCCGCCGGTGTCTTCGGCTCGCTCGACCGGGAGGTCTTCGCTTTCTACATCCTGATCGTGTCGCTGGCCCTGTCTTTCTGGGTGCAATATGCGCGCACCGTCCGCGGCTCCACCATGGTGGAGAAGAACAAGGAGTATGTTCAGGCCGCCCGGGTGATCGGCATTCCGGCCTTCATCATCATGGCGCGCCACATCCTGCCGAATGTCATGGGACCGGTGATGGTCATCGCCACGATCAACCTGGCCCTGGCGATCGTCACCGAAGCGACGCTGTCGTTCCTCGGGGTCGGCATGCCGCCCACCCAGCCGTCGCTTGGCACCCTGATCGCCATCGGCAACGACTTCCTCTATTCCGGTGAATGGTGGATTGCCATTTTCCCGGGTCTGGCACTGGCTCTGCTGGTTCTCAACGTCAATCTCCTGGGCGACTGGCTGCGCGACGCCCTCAACCCGAAACTGCGGTGA